The genomic segment AGCAGGACTTAGAGGCACAGGGATGCAAAAGTCACTTTCCAAGAAGAGTTCATCGAGTCCAAAGGTAAGAACCCAGCAGGATCCTGCTCCTTTTGGAGCTGCCAACCCTGgctgggattgggggtggggttaAGGGGTGCAGCCCCAGGCTCCAGAGTTCTTTCCCACTGGCAAAGCGCCTCCTTCCCCCCTCTGGCCTCAGCCCATTCAGCTATGCCCAGGATGATTTTATAATCTTCCCTTCTGTAGTCATCAGGTCATTGGCTCCTCCCAGGCCGGCCTTCCTCCAGGCCCGCGGGTGCTCTCGGCGCCGGGTCAGGAGTGCTGGTAGCCCAGCCCGGGGCCCGCCCGCAGGTGGCCCCGcggccaggcagagggagccccGAGACTTCGGCGCCAGCTTCCCGCGGAGGCCTGGGCCACGCCCCGCGCCTCGGCCACCGCCCTGGCCTGTCCCAGGGGCGTGTGCAGGAAGCACGAGGCGCAGCGCGGCGCGAAGGGCCCGGCGGGCAGCGGCGCAGGCTGCGGCGGGCTGGAGCCCGCGTCCGCCGCGTCCCCAGCGCGCGCGGCCTGGCCGTAGCACTCCAGGTGCCCGCAGGGCCAGCGGGGCGCGGGGCTGGCGCGCAGCACGAGGGAGAGCGCCGAGATGCGGTGGATGGCCCTGCGCAGCGTGGCGATCTTGGAGAGCCTCTTGCCGCCCAGGTCGTGCCGCAGCGCGCGGCGCAGCGCGTTGAAGGCCTCGTTGTAGTCCAGGATGCGCTTGCGCTCTCGCACGTTGGCCGCCATGCGCCGCGCTTTCGACCGCACCGGCCGGCTGCGCTTTCTGCTGCCCATCACCTCCTCTGCCTCGCCCACGTCGCGGGGACTGCTGTTCTCTCTCAGCACCCCAAAATCCCTCCCGGCCTCCAGGCAAGAGCTCCCCAAGTCCTGGGCAGAGCCTTCGTCCCCCTTCAGGCCCCTGAGGCCTGGTCCCGGCGCGCCTCGGTGCATGGCCGCCTCCCGGGCCTTGGCGCCCCG from the Delphinus delphis chromosome 19, mDelDel1.2, whole genome shotgun sequence genome contains:
- the BHLHA9 gene encoding class A basic helix-loop-helix protein 9 translates to MHRGAPGPGLRGLKGDEGSAQDLGSSCLEAGRDFGVLRENSSPRDVGEAEEVMGSRKRSRPVRSKARRMAANVRERKRILDYNEAFNALRRALRHDLGGKRLSKIATLRRAIHRISALSLVLRASPAPRWPCGHLECYGQAARAGDAADAGSSPPQPAPLPAGPFAPRCASCFLHTPLGQARAVAEARGVAQASAGSWRRSLGAPSAWPRGHLRAGPGLGYQHS